The following proteins come from a genomic window of Henningerozyma blattae CBS 6284 chromosome 4, complete genome:
- the CAJ1 gene encoding Caj1p (similar to Saccharomyces cerevisiae CAJ1 (YER048C); ancestral locus Anc_7.217), with translation MVKDMEYYDVLGIQPDATPAEIKKAYRRKAMQTHPDKHPDDPDAQSKFQAVGEAYQVLSDPQLKSRYDQFGKDDAVPQAGFEDAEEYFTVIFGGEGFRDWIGEFSLFKQMGDVDEMGLDETLNDSSESGNNTPNGNATGDITKHNGKTSSTDQKAKLSKEQKEKLMEMEKKRREDMAKQVNELTKKLNDKISDYLLAVKGGHLKEFTTKLNQEIEELKLESFGLELLYLIARVYKTRASNFIMSKKTHGFSKLFTGARENARSVKATYNLLSTGLEAQKAMEQMSDVDTDKLDDIERVKFENEMAGKALGVMWAMSKFELEKKLKEVCNKILTDKSVPSKERVAKAKAMIFLADRFASAKRSPEEAEEARVFEELILGEQEKSKKKPRR, from the coding sequence ATGGTCAAAGATATGGAATACTATGATGTGTTGGGAATCCAACCAGATGCCACCCCGgctgaaattaaaaaagcaTACCGTCGTAAGGCTATGCAAACACATCCTGATAAACACCCAGATGATCCAGATGCTCAATCGAAGTTCCAAGCCGTTGGTGAGGCATATCAAGTATTAAGTGATCCACAACTAAAATCTCGATATGATCAATTTGGTAAAGATGATGCTGTCCCACAAGCAGGTTTTGAAGATGCTgaagaatattttactGTCATTTTTGGTGGGGAAGGCTTCAGAGATTGGATAGGAGAATTCTCGTTATTCAAGCAAATGGGTGATGTAGATGAGATGGGACTAGATGAAACCTTAAATGATTCAAGTGAAAGTGGGAATAATACTCCAAATGGTAACGCTACTGGGGATATTACCAAACATAATGGTAAGACATCTTCAACTGATCAAAAGGCAAAATTATCCAAAGAACAAAAGGAGAAATTAATGGAAATGGAGAAAAAAAGACGTGAAGATATGGCAAAACAAGTTAATGAACTAACCAAAAAATTGAACGATAAGATTTCAGATTATTTACTTGCAGTTAAAGGTGGtcatttaaaagaatttacaacaaaattaaatcaagaaatagaagaattaaaattagaaagtTTTggtttagaattattatacttAATTGCAAGAGTTTATAAAACTAGAGCAAGTAACTTCATTATGTCTAAAAAGACTCATGGTTTTTCCAAATTGTTTACTGGTGCTCGTGAAAATGCCAGATCGGTCAAGGCCACGTATAATTTACTTTCCACTGGTCTTGAAGCTCAAAAGGCAATGGAACAAATGAGTGATGTGGATACTGATAAATTAGATGATATAGAAAGGgtaaaatttgaaaatgaaatggCAGGTAAAGCTTTAGGTGTTATGTGGGCAATGTCAAAATTcgaattggaaaaaaaattaaaagaggtttgtaataaaattttgacTGATAAATCTGTTCCATCGAAAGAGCGTGTtgcaaaagcaaaagccATGATTTTCTTAGCTGATAGATTCGCAAGTGCTAAAAGATCGCCAGAAGAAGCAGAAGAAGCAAGGGTATTCGAAGAGTTGATCTTGGGTGAACAAGAGAAATCTAAGAAAAAGCCTCGCAGATGA